From one Microbacterium aurum genomic stretch:
- a CDS encoding regulatory protein RecX, with product MTPLFGGRAHAAPAEPAEALGDTWHTTWTEPVADQPLAPDEVDAAADAESALVKRLRTRSLSEREARAFLRERELSVDAVEGIIEGMRRHGYVDDARLAEQLIDAGTTRKGQGRRAISQALAQRGIPRDIVDAALEALPDDDADRALEYARQKARTMRDLDRDVALRRLSGQLARRGYGAQALDAARRALDELSRPARSGVRFE from the coding sequence GTGACTCCGCTGTTCGGCGGGCGGGCGCATGCCGCGCCCGCCGAACCGGCGGAGGCTCTCGGCGACACCTGGCACACGACGTGGACCGAGCCGGTCGCGGACCAGCCGCTCGCCCCCGACGAGGTCGACGCCGCGGCCGATGCCGAGTCCGCCCTCGTGAAGCGGCTGCGCACGCGATCGTTGTCCGAGCGCGAGGCGCGCGCGTTCCTGCGGGAACGCGAGCTCAGCGTCGACGCCGTCGAGGGCATCATCGAGGGGATGCGCCGCCACGGCTACGTCGACGACGCCCGCCTCGCCGAGCAGCTCATCGACGCGGGGACGACGCGGAAGGGGCAGGGGCGGCGGGCGATCAGTCAGGCGCTCGCGCAGCGCGGCATCCCGCGGGACATCGTGGACGCCGCGCTGGAAGCTCTTCCCGACGATGATGCGGACCGCGCGTTGGAGTACGCGCGCCAGAAGGCGCGGACCATGCGCGACCTCGACCGCGACGTTGCCCTGCGGCGGCTCTCCGGTCAGCTGGCGCGGCGTGGCTACGGCGCGCAGGCGCTCGATGCGGCGCGCCGTGCGCTCGACGAACTCTCCCGCCCGGCGCGGTCCGGCGTGCGGTTCGAGTGA
- the miaB gene encoding tRNA (N6-isopentenyl adenosine(37)-C2)-methylthiotransferase MiaB, which yields MTSPSAAPTLIAPSRAAVTADGRARTYEVRTFGCQMNVHDSERLAGSLESAGYVRADAGVEADVVVINTCAVRDNAAGKLYGTLGHLKSRKDKHEGMQIAVGGCMAQMDKEAVQQKAPWVDVVFGTHNMGSLPGLLERARHNGDAELEILESLEVFPSTLPTKRDSVYSGWVSISVGCNNTCTFCIVPHLRGKEKDRRPGDILNEIRLLVDDGAIEVTLLGQNVNSYGVEFGDRQAFGKLLRAAGEIPGLERIRFTSPHPAAFTDDVIDAMAETPAVMPQLHMPLQSGSDRILKAMRRSYRSERFLGILDRVRARIPHAAISTDIIVGFPGETDEDFEDTLRVVEQARFASAFTFQYSIREGTPAATMPDQVPKAVVQERYERLVALQDRISLEENQKQVGRRIDVLVSTGEGKKDAETHRLTGRAEDNRLVHFELPAGSAVPRPGDIVSVAVSHAAPFHLLADSPDGAPLQIRRTRAGDAWDRTQAESCGVPTPAVSLTADGRRAVGLGIPTLRPA from the coding sequence ATGACCTCTCCGTCCGCCGCACCCACGCTGATCGCGCCCTCGCGCGCCGCCGTCACCGCCGACGGCCGTGCCCGCACCTACGAGGTGCGCACGTTCGGCTGCCAGATGAACGTCCACGACTCCGAGCGCCTCGCCGGGTCCCTGGAGAGTGCCGGATACGTCCGGGCGGATGCCGGCGTCGAGGCCGACGTCGTCGTCATCAACACGTGCGCCGTGCGCGATAACGCCGCCGGCAAACTCTATGGCACGCTCGGCCACCTCAAGAGCCGCAAGGACAAGCACGAAGGCATGCAGATCGCCGTCGGCGGCTGCATGGCGCAGATGGACAAGGAGGCCGTGCAGCAGAAGGCCCCGTGGGTCGACGTCGTCTTCGGCACCCACAACATGGGGTCGCTGCCGGGCCTTCTCGAGCGCGCACGGCACAACGGCGATGCGGAGCTGGAGATCCTCGAATCCCTCGAAGTGTTCCCCAGCACCCTTCCCACCAAGCGCGACTCCGTCTACAGCGGCTGGGTGTCGATCTCGGTCGGCTGCAACAACACCTGCACGTTCTGCATCGTCCCGCACCTGCGCGGCAAGGAGAAGGACCGGCGGCCGGGTGACATCCTGAACGAGATCCGCCTGCTCGTCGACGACGGGGCCATCGAGGTGACCCTCCTCGGTCAGAACGTCAACAGTTACGGGGTCGAGTTCGGCGACCGTCAGGCCTTCGGCAAGCTGCTGCGCGCCGCGGGGGAGATCCCGGGCCTCGAGCGCATCCGCTTCACGAGCCCCCACCCCGCCGCCTTCACCGACGACGTCATCGACGCGATGGCTGAGACACCTGCCGTCATGCCGCAGCTGCACATGCCGTTGCAGTCCGGCTCCGACCGCATCCTCAAGGCGATGCGCCGCTCGTACCGCAGCGAGCGGTTCCTCGGCATCCTCGACCGGGTGCGCGCACGCATCCCGCACGCGGCGATCTCCACCGACATCATCGTGGGATTCCCCGGCGAGACCGACGAGGACTTCGAGGACACTCTGCGCGTCGTCGAGCAGGCCCGGTTCGCGAGCGCCTTCACCTTCCAGTACTCGATCCGCGAGGGCACGCCGGCGGCAACCATGCCCGACCAGGTGCCGAAGGCCGTCGTGCAGGAGCGCTACGAGCGGCTGGTCGCCCTGCAGGACCGCATCAGCCTGGAGGAGAACCAGAAGCAGGTCGGTCGACGCATCGACGTGCTCGTCTCCACCGGGGAGGGGAAGAAGGATGCCGAGACGCACCGCCTCACCGGGCGCGCCGAAGACAACCGCCTCGTGCACTTCGAACTGCCCGCCGGCAGCGCCGTGCCGCGCCCCGGCGACATCGTCTCGGTGGCGGTGAGCCACGCCGCGCCGTTCCACCTGCTGGCCGACAGTCCCGACGGGGCGCCGCTGCAGATCCGCCGTACCCGCGCCGGTGACGCCTGGGATCGCACGCAGGCCGAATCCTGCGGAGTGCCGACCCCGGCCGTCTCGCTGACGGCGGACGGCCGTCGCGCGGTCGGCCTCGGCATTCCGACGCTGCGCCCGGCGTGA